Below is a genomic region from candidate division KSB1 bacterium.
GCACATCCCTCACGATGAAAATGTCGCGCAGACATCTTGTCTGCAGGCAGGCTGGAAGCCTGCGCTACGACATTGCCGGACAGCACACGCAAAATTCCCAAATCGGCAACTCATATGCGCCAAACTGGTGAGGCGCCATGTCTGCGCAACGCAAAATCCGCTTCGGCATCATCGGCGGCGGCCTGATGGGGCGTGAATTTGCAGTGGCCTGCGGCCGCTGGCCCGCGCTGCTGGAGACCAAAGCCCGGCCTGAAATCGTGGCAATCTGTGATCTCAACGAGCAACTGTTCGACTGGTACACCGGCAATTTCTCCTCGATCAAGCTGGCGACGCGCAACCACCAAGAGCTGCTCGCCGCCCCGGAGGTGGAGGCAGTTTACTGCGCCGTGCCGCACCATCTGCACGAACAAATCTATTGTGACATTCTCGCCGCCGGCAAACACCTGCTGGGCGAGAAACCCTTCGGCATCGATCTCGCCGCCAATCAACGCATTCTCGCCGCCATTCAACAGCATCCCGAACTGTTCGTGCGCTGCTCCTCGGAATATCCTTTTTACCCCGGCGGTCACCGGATGCACCAGTACATTCTCGCCAATCCCTGGGGCCGCATCATCGCAGTGAACAGTGGCTATCTGCATTCCTCCGATTTGAATTTCAACAAGCCGATCAACTGGAAACGCACGCTGGCGAGCAATGGCGAATATGGCTGCCTGGGCGATCTCGGCATGCACGCGCTGCATCTGCCCATTCGCGCCCGCTGGATTCCCACCCGGCTGCATGCCACGCTCGTCAAGATCGTCACACAGCGCCCGGACGGCAAGGGCGGCATGGCGCCCTGTGAAACCTGGGACAACGCCACCCTGCAGTGCGAAGTCATGCACCCGACCGAAGGCTACACCTTTCCCATGACGGTGAAAACCTGGCGCATTGCACCGGGCGAAACCGACACCTGGTATCTCGAGGTGCTGGGCACCCAGTTCAGTGCGCGCTACAGCACCAAATTCACCAAGACGCTGCAGACCATGCGCTACGAGAACGGCGGGCCGCAAGCCTGGCAGCATGAAGATTTGGGCTATGCCTCGGCCTATCCCACGGTAACCGGCGGCATTTTCGAATTCGGCTTCACTGATGCCATATTGCAAATGTGGGCCGCCTTCCTCGACGAGCTGAACGAACCGCGGCCCCACATG
It encodes:
- a CDS encoding Gfo/Idh/MocA family oxidoreductase, which translates into the protein MSAQRKIRFGIIGGGLMGREFAVACGRWPALLETKARPEIVAICDLNEQLFDWYTGNFSSIKLATRNHQELLAAPEVEAVYCAVPHHLHEQIYCDILAAGKHLLGEKPFGIDLAANQRILAAIQQHPELFVRCSSEYPFYPGGHRMHQYILANPWGRIIAVNSGYLHSSDLNFNKPINWKRTLASNGEYGCLGDLGMHALHLPIRARWIPTRLHATLVKIVTQRPDGKGGMAPCETWDNATLQCEVMHPTEGYTFPMTVKTWRIAPGETDTWYLEVLGTQFSARYSTKFTKTLQTMRYENGGPQAWQHEDLGYASAYPTVTGGIFEFGFTDAILQMWAAFLDELNEPRPHMPFGCMTPEETLLQHKILTAALHSGRTGNAVAV